Within Pseudomonas cichorii, the genomic segment CGAGTTCGCAGGTAAATGACAGGCTGCCGGTTTCGCCGAGCGGGCGGTTCAGCCAGTCCTCGATGCCGTAGCGCCAGAGCTTGAGAAAGTAGTCCAGCCAGGGCCGATGCTGGGCAAAGGTGATGGGTATTTGCACCTGTTCACTGTTGGCGACCCGGCCATGGAAACCCCAGCTATGGCGCAGAATGGTCTGCAAATGCTCTTCGTCTTGCGAGGCCGCAGGCAAGGGCAGTTCCCGGCCCACGACGTAATGGGACAGATCGGCCAGAAGCTTGAGGTCCGGCATCTCGGCGAGGATATCCAGGGTGAACAACAAGTCGCTGGTGATGCGATAGCGATGGGTTTCCAGCAGGATCGGAAACGCTGCCTGCTCGGCCAGTCGCTGCCAGCCCTCGATCAGGTCGATGGCCTGGCGCACTGTTCGTGGTTGCGCATCCGCTTGCAGGGTGAGGTGGTGGCAACCGTAAGG encodes:
- a CDS encoding sugar phosphate isomerase/epimerase family protein encodes the protein MREFLIFQSLWAMLDHQGQCDLSLEAQLEKIAAAGFDGITDHFWVPGHVKRLASAANAQGLQIEGQLFPRTVDDLARAIDVISPYGCHHLTLQADAQPRTVRQAIDLIEGWQRLAEQAAFPILLETHRYRITSDLLFTLDILAEMPDLKLLADLSHYVVGRELPLPAASQDEEHLQTILRHSWGFHGRVANSEQVQIPITFAQHRPWLDYFLKLWRYGIEDWLNRPLGETGSLSFTCELGPPPYAITGPDGRDITDRWAEALLLKQLIGEVWKECQASRRQYSSRVSSAPPV